In Planctomycetia bacterium, the following are encoded in one genomic region:
- a CDS encoding DUF1552 domain-containing protein has protein sequence MTPRQISTRTPLSRRTFLRGTGVALALPWLDAMQPAFGASAPEVPRRMVAIQTNMGILPQYFFPEKTGKDFESTPYLEKLAAHRNNLTVFSGVSLPGVTGAHAAERCFLTGTPHPERGGFRNGVSLDQFAAEHIGNRTRYPSLCMAVSNEGQTMSYTRSGAPIPAEKSPKKLFQKLFVPNKAEEVAANVEALRQGRSMLDFVGEQRTRFGRALSAADRVRMDQYYTSVRELEQRLHSSEDWEHKEKPTVAVKAPEDITDGKEFVRRSELMYDLIKLSLQTDSTRLVSLFVDTVVIHNITHHGNRPDVLAELRGHEEGQFAALNKFLTSLAETKEEGQSLLDRSMVLYGTCMGSANSHSNVNLPVLLAGGGFKHGKHLSFDKTNNYPLSNLYLSMLHRMNIETDSFSTSKGTMTGLEFA, from the coding sequence ATGACGCCGCGTCAGATTTCGACTCGCACGCCCCTTTCTCGTCGGACCTTCTTGCGCGGCACCGGCGTGGCGCTCGCCTTGCCGTGGCTCGATGCGATGCAGCCGGCCTTCGGTGCGAGCGCGCCGGAAGTGCCGCGGCGCATGGTGGCGATTCAGACGAACATGGGAATCTTGCCCCAGTATTTCTTTCCGGAGAAGACGGGCAAGGATTTCGAGTCGACTCCTTATCTCGAAAAGCTCGCTGCCCATCGCAACAACCTCACGGTGTTCAGCGGCGTCAGCCTGCCGGGCGTCACCGGCGCGCATGCCGCCGAGCGTTGCTTCCTCACCGGCACTCCGCATCCGGAGCGGGGCGGATTCCGCAACGGGGTCTCGCTCGATCAATTCGCCGCCGAGCACATCGGCAACCGGACCCGCTACCCTTCGCTCTGCATGGCTGTCTCCAACGAGGGACAGACGATGAGCTACACGCGCAGCGGCGCGCCGATTCCGGCGGAGAAGAGCCCGAAGAAGTTGTTCCAGAAGTTGTTCGTGCCGAATAAGGCCGAAGAGGTCGCGGCCAACGTCGAGGCCCTGCGTCAAGGCCGGAGCATGCTCGACTTCGTCGGCGAGCAGCGCACGCGCTTTGGTCGCGCGCTGTCGGCGGCCGACCGCGTTCGGATGGATCAGTATTACACGTCGGTTCGGGAACTCGAGCAACGGCTGCATAGCTCCGAAGATTGGGAACATAAGGAGAAGCCGACCGTTGCCGTGAAGGCTCCGGAAGACATTACCGACGGCAAGGAGTTCGTGCGCCGCTCGGAGTTGATGTACGACCTCATCAAGCTCTCGCTGCAAACCGATTCGACTCGGCTCGTATCGCTGTTCGTCGACACCGTCGTGATCCACAACATCACGCACCACGGCAACCGGCCCGACGTGCTGGCCGAGTTGCGCGGACACGAAGAGGGGCAGTTCGCCGCGTTGAATAAGTTCCTCACATCTCTGGCGGAAACGAAGGAAGAGGGGCAATCGCTGCTCGATCGGTCGATGGTGCTCTACGGCACCTGCATGGGGAGCGCCAACTCCCACTCGAACGTCAACCTGCCGGTGCTGCTCGCCGGCGGCGGATTCAAGCACGGCAAGCATCTTTCCTTCGATAAGACGAACAACTACCCGCTGTCGAACCTGTATCTCTCGATGCTCCACCGGATGAACATCGAGACCGATTCGTTCTCGACATCGAAGGGGACGATGACCGGTTTGGAGTTCGCTTAA
- a CDS encoding SRPBCC family protein — protein sequence MFKKILIAFVAVIAVFAIVVALQPEDFRIERKAVVNAPGEVVFAQVNDFHSWQAWSPWAKLDPNSKTTFEGPAAGTGAIFRWDGNDEVGQGSMTITESKPNEYLRIKLDFLKPFEATNDTEFFFRPQGAGTEVAWVMSGKNNFLGRAMCMVMNMDAMLGAQFEKGLAQMKAIAEAPPAPAKSPAEPKPTATGEAPRALTPGEALKLEEKAK from the coding sequence TCGTCGTCGCGTTGCAGCCCGAGGATTTTCGGATCGAGCGCAAGGCGGTGGTGAATGCGCCGGGAGAGGTCGTGTTTGCGCAAGTGAACGACTTTCACAGTTGGCAAGCGTGGTCGCCGTGGGCGAAGCTCGATCCGAACTCGAAGACGACGTTCGAAGGGCCGGCCGCCGGAACCGGCGCGATCTTCCGTTGGGACGGCAACGACGAAGTCGGCCAGGGGAGCATGACCATCACCGAGAGCAAGCCGAACGAGTATCTCCGGATCAAGCTCGACTTTCTCAAGCCGTTCGAAGCAACCAACGACACGGAGTTCTTCTTCCGACCGCAAGGGGCGGGCACGGAAGTAGCGTGGGTGATGAGCGGCAAGAACAATTTTCTCGGTCGCGCGATGTGCATGGTGATGAACATGGACGCCATGCTCGGCGCGCAGTTCGAGAAAGGGTTGGCGCAGATGAAGGCGATCGCGGAAGCGCCACCCGCTCCGGCCAAAAGCCCCGCCGAGCCGAAACCGACGGCAACCGGTGAAGCCCCGCGAGCGCTCACGCCGGGCGAAGCGCTGAAGCTGGAAGAGAAGGCGAAGTAG
- a CDS encoding DUF1592 domain-containing protein — translation MSLRRLFGWMVLSLVAAVTGAAETKAAELPVAFLKTHCYECHTGPKAEGALDLTTLSGDLNKRETFARWVKIHDRVAAGEMPPKDSKQPPAGERTNAVTVVQRELVAAEKARFAIEGRTPVRRMTRIEYENTVRDLLALDGIPLQASLPEDGSAHGFDKNSDALDISHVNLSKYVEAADQALDMAIAVQPTPPLRQTHRFSIARHMYHIIMNGDTVMIKDGDKPDPFFTPSGVHAHLGAHEHINVLRDCEKRNSSPGVFRHEDESFKPYFYDFAALYPGKYRIQTSFWSFHWDKGKVLPGRGVEAARLSIVQLQDDGRGGGHPSYILGYYDAPPNKPKVHEVTHWLNFKDTIGFNTASLAPVVNYNRPGRAMAFTGPGIACDYIEIEGPIHDVWPPEGHRRLFGDLPIVAFDVRDQPEIIPPKRKLPRRETQAPNPPDPPSGNWTVASMWPTRDADRLLASFLPRAFRRPVPEEVRKEYLALFEKRLAAGDCFETALRYAYRAALTSPDFLYHAEQPELFDDYAMASRLSYFLWNSLPDDTLIQLADRGQMRSPNALKVEVERMLNDPKSERFIEDFLGQWLNLRKIAANDPDRKLYPEFSPYLQDSMIAETKAYFRELLDKDLNASYLVRSDFAMLNEKLANLYGVPGVSGSQIRRVALPADCPRGSFLTQAAILKVTANGTTTSPVPRGAFVMARLLGQPPEPPPPNITAVEPDVQGTTTIREQLDKHRASPACAGCHAKMDPPGFALESFDVIGGLRDRYRSIGEGETAKRGNIDPFIGISFKLGPKVDSSGILTDGRTFKGITDFQTLLASDQQKLLKNLAEQLCVYATGRPIGFGDRTEIAAIVDKTQKQGGGVRTLIHELVASKLFFSSGPMKGPPAPVVALKPTLTRSAPLGSTVRTGPTIVPVVPPVAPVKPSATPVVPVLREPVRCRLVGLSSSERLDDLRVALEAAPELQMKDLHADLQEITLAYDFARLYPGSSATHKPTAPQLLEQINNVIRRASNGSFSVSPLLTEPRDKLKRQEIAVTISDCKACRIFVYNTAAKVEGVQQAAVDQKTGNLTVWTDPTKSDLAPIREALTKAQIILPTTK, via the coding sequence ATGTCGCTGCGCCGCTTATTCGGATGGATGGTTCTCTCGCTCGTTGCTGCGGTAACGGGGGCCGCGGAAACGAAGGCCGCGGAGTTGCCGGTTGCGTTTCTTAAAACGCATTGCTACGAATGCCACACCGGCCCGAAGGCCGAAGGCGCGCTCGATCTCACGACCCTGTCCGGCGACTTGAATAAACGCGAAACCTTCGCCCGTTGGGTCAAGATCCACGACCGCGTGGCTGCCGGCGAGATGCCGCCGAAAGATAGTAAGCAGCCTCCCGCCGGCGAGCGCACGAACGCCGTGACGGTCGTGCAACGGGAGCTCGTCGCCGCGGAGAAGGCGCGCTTCGCGATCGAAGGACGCACCCCGGTGCGCCGCATGACCCGCATCGAGTACGAGAACACGGTGCGCGATCTCCTCGCGCTCGACGGCATCCCGCTGCAAGCGAGCCTGCCGGAAGACGGCTCGGCGCACGGCTTCGACAAGAACTCCGATGCGCTCGATATCTCGCACGTGAACTTGTCGAAGTACGTCGAAGCGGCCGACCAAGCGCTCGACATGGCGATCGCCGTGCAGCCGACGCCGCCGCTGCGGCAAACGCACCGCTTCTCGATCGCGCGGCACATGTATCACATCATCATGAACGGCGATACCGTGATGATTAAGGACGGCGACAAGCCCGATCCGTTCTTTACTCCGAGCGGCGTGCATGCGCATCTCGGGGCGCACGAACACATCAACGTGCTACGCGATTGCGAGAAGCGCAACTCGAGCCCCGGCGTGTTTCGTCACGAAGATGAATCATTCAAGCCCTACTTCTACGACTTCGCCGCTCTCTATCCCGGCAAGTATCGCATCCAGACTTCGTTCTGGAGCTTCCATTGGGACAAAGGGAAGGTGCTTCCGGGACGCGGCGTCGAAGCCGCGCGGTTGTCGATCGTGCAACTCCAAGACGACGGTCGCGGCGGAGGTCACCCGAGCTACATTCTCGGCTACTACGACGCCCCGCCGAATAAGCCGAAGGTGCATGAAGTCACGCACTGGTTGAACTTCAAAGACACGATCGGCTTCAATACGGCGTCGCTCGCGCCGGTGGTGAATTACAATCGTCCGGGCCGCGCCATGGCCTTCACGGGCCCCGGCATCGCTTGCGACTACATCGAGATCGAAGGGCCGATCCATGACGTTTGGCCGCCGGAAGGGCATCGCCGGTTGTTCGGCGATCTGCCGATCGTAGCGTTCGACGTGCGCGACCAGCCGGAAATCATCCCGCCGAAGCGGAAGCTTCCGCGCCGCGAGACCCAAGCTCCGAACCCGCCCGACCCTCCGTCGGGCAACTGGACCGTCGCCAGCATGTGGCCCACGCGCGATGCCGACCGCCTGCTGGCTTCGTTCTTGCCGCGCGCGTTTCGCCGGCCGGTGCCGGAGGAAGTGCGCAAGGAATATCTCGCCCTCTTCGAGAAGCGGCTCGCCGCCGGCGATTGCTTCGAGACGGCGCTGCGCTACGCCTATCGCGCGGCGCTTACCTCGCCCGACTTTCTCTATCACGCCGAGCAGCCCGAGCTGTTCGACGACTACGCGATGGCCTCGCGCCTGTCGTATTTTCTTTGGAACTCGCTCCCCGACGACACGCTGATCCAACTCGCCGATAGGGGCCAGATGCGTTCGCCGAACGCGCTCAAGGTCGAAGTCGAGCGCATGCTCAACGATCCGAAATCGGAACGCTTCATCGAAGATTTCCTCGGCCAATGGTTGAACCTCCGCAAGATCGCGGCGAACGATCCCGACCGCAAGCTCTACCCGGAATTCAGCCCGTATTTGCAAGACTCGATGATCGCGGAAACGAAGGCTTACTTCCGCGAGTTGCTCGATAAAGACCTCAACGCGAGCTACCTCGTTCGTTCCGATTTCGCGATGCTGAACGAAAAGCTCGCGAATCTCTACGGCGTGCCCGGCGTGAGCGGTTCGCAGATCCGTCGCGTAGCGCTCCCGGCCGATTGCCCGCGCGGTTCGTTTCTCACTCAGGCCGCGATCTTGAAGGTCACGGCCAACGGCACGACCACCTCGCCGGTGCCGCGCGGCGCATTCGTCATGGCCCGCCTCCTCGGGCAACCGCCGGAACCGCCGCCGCCGAACATCACGGCCGTCGAGCCCGACGTGCAAGGGACCACGACGATTCGCGAACAGCTCGACAAGCACCGCGCTTCGCCGGCCTGCGCCGGATGTCATGCGAAGATGGATCCTCCCGGCTTCGCGCTGGAATCGTTCGACGTGATCGGCGGGCTGCGCGACCGTTATCGTTCGATCGGCGAAGGGGAAACTGCGAAGCGCGGCAATATCGATCCGTTCATCGGCATCAGTTTCAAGCTCGGGCCAAAGGTCGATTCGTCGGGCATTCTCACCGACGGCCGCACCTTCAAAGGGATCACCGATTTCCAAACTCTCTTGGCTTCGGACCAACAAAAGTTGTTGAAGAACTTGGCCGAGCAACTGTGTGTGTACGCGACCGGCCGGCCGATCGGCTTCGGCGACCGCACCGAGATCGCGGCGATCGTCGATAAGACGCAGAAGCAGGGGGGCGGCGTCCGGACCCTCATCCACGAACTCGTAGCCAGCAAGCTGTTCTTCTCCAGCGGTCCGATGAAGGGCCCTCCTGCGCCGGTCGTCGCGTTGAAGCCGACCCTCACGCGCTCCGCGCCGCTCGGCTCGACGGTTCGCACCGGCCCGACGATCGTGCCGGTCGTCCCCCCGGTCGCTCCGGTAAAACCGTCGGCGACTCCGGTCGTTCCGGTCTTGCGCGAGCCGGTTCGCTGTCGGCTCGTCGGGCTGTCGTCGTCCGAGCGGCTCGACGATTTGCGCGTCGCCTTGGAAGCGGCTCCCGAGCTGCAGATGAAGGATCTCCATGCCGACCTGCAAGAGATCACGCTGGCCTACGATTTCGCCCGGCTCTACCCGGGCTCGTCGGCGACGCATAAGCCGACCGCCCCGCAGCTGCTCGAGCAAATCAACAACGTCATTCGCCGTGCGTCGAACGGTTCGTTCTCGGTGTCGCCGCTGCTCACCGAGCCGCGCGACAAGCTCAAACGTCAAGAGATCGCGGTCACGATCTCCGATTGCAAGGCCTGCCGAATCTTCGTCTACAACACGGCTGCCAAGGTCGAAGGGGTGCAGCAAGCCGCGGTCGACCAAAAGACCGGCAACCTAACCGTCTGGACCGACCCGACCAAAAGCGACCTCGCCCCGATCCGCGAGGCCCTAACGAAAGCGCAGATCATTCTGCCGACGACGAAGTAA
- a CDS encoding sialate O-acetylesterase gives MSFVSLRKYLPTLGLGWACCLSLVAPARADVSLPEIIGSNMVLQSGVPVTVWGWADPEEEVAVSVGDNSAKTKADAGGEWRVQLKPIASADAVEMTVQGKNTLKLTNILVGEVWVGSGQSNMQWSVKSSQDPDKEIADAKFPKIRLFLVPLVPSGTPAQHVNAQWVECSPETVSSFSAVLYYFGRHLHRELNVPVGLIATSWGGTRIEPWIPPVGFESEPELTSQLEQIKATNAVYNKQMLSQVKLLKQWLAAAETAGAGGKTMPSFPSVPNHPLNSNGAATGLYNGMIHPIVPFAARGAIWYQGESNNGMGMKYHTLMKGLIAGWRSVWNNPDLAFYFVQLAPYNYGKNNETNLAGIWEAQTATLAVPHTGMAVTTDIGNVADIHPKNKQEVGRRLALWALAQDYGKKDLVYSGPLYDSHTIDIDQVKIKFKHTGTGLKSLDGKSLTWFTIAGADKKFVPATAKIEGDSVLVSSSKVFTPVAVRFGFNQLAEPNLGNKEGLPASPFRTDTWDIEPKGP, from the coding sequence ATGAGTTTCGTTTCCCTCCGTAAATACCTCCCGACGCTTGGGCTCGGATGGGCGTGCTGCCTTTCGCTCGTCGCTCCCGCGCGGGCCGACGTCTCGCTGCCCGAGATCATCGGTAGCAACATGGTGCTCCAGAGCGGTGTCCCCGTCACGGTTTGGGGTTGGGCCGATCCGGAAGAAGAAGTCGCCGTCTCGGTGGGCGATAACAGCGCGAAGACCAAGGCCGACGCCGGCGGCGAATGGCGCGTGCAACTCAAGCCGATCGCCTCGGCCGACGCCGTCGAGATGACGGTTCAAGGCAAGAACACGCTCAAGCTCACCAACATCTTGGTCGGCGAAGTGTGGGTCGGCTCCGGTCAGTCGAACATGCAATGGTCGGTCAAGTCGTCGCAAGATCCCGACAAAGAGATCGCCGACGCGAAGTTCCCCAAGATCCGTTTGTTCCTCGTGCCGCTCGTTCCTTCCGGCACCCCGGCCCAACACGTCAACGCGCAATGGGTCGAGTGCTCGCCGGAAACGGTTTCCAGTTTCTCGGCCGTGTTGTACTACTTCGGCCGTCACTTGCATCGCGAGCTGAACGTGCCGGTCGGGCTGATCGCCACGAGCTGGGGCGGCACGCGCATCGAGCCGTGGATTCCGCCGGTCGGCTTCGAATCGGAACCCGAGCTCACCTCGCAGCTCGAACAAATCAAGGCGACGAACGCCGTCTACAACAAGCAGATGCTCTCGCAAGTGAAGCTGCTCAAGCAGTGGCTCGCCGCCGCCGAGACGGCCGGTGCCGGGGGCAAAACCATGCCGAGCTTTCCGAGCGTGCCGAATCATCCTCTCAACAGCAACGGCGCAGCGACCGGCCTCTACAACGGCATGATCCACCCGATCGTGCCGTTCGCCGCGCGCGGGGCCATTTGGTATCAGGGGGAAAGCAACAACGGCATGGGGATGAAATACCATACGCTCATGAAAGGGCTCATCGCCGGTTGGCGCAGCGTTTGGAACAACCCGGACCTCGCGTTCTACTTCGTGCAGTTGGCTCCGTATAACTACGGCAAGAACAACGAAACGAACTTGGCAGGCATCTGGGAAGCGCAGACCGCCACGCTTGCCGTGCCGCATACCGGCATGGCCGTGACGACCGACATCGGCAACGTCGCCGACATCCATCCGAAGAACAAACAAGAGGTCGGCCGCCGCTTGGCGCTGTGGGCCTTGGCCCAAGACTACGGCAAGAAAGACCTCGTTTATTCCGGCCCGTTGTACGACAGCCACACGATCGACATCGATCAGGTGAAGATCAAGTTCAAGCACACCGGCACAGGCCTGAAGAGCCTCGACGGCAAGTCGCTCACGTGGTTCACGATCGCCGGAGCTGATAAGAAGTTCGTCCCCGCCACCGCGAAGATCGAGGGAGATTCCGTCCTCGTCAGTTCCTCGAAGGTGTTCACTCCGGTTGCGGTTCGTTTCGGATTCAATCAACTTGCCGAACCGAACCTCGGCAACAAAGAGGGCCTGCCGGCCTCGCCGTTCCGCACCGACACCTGGGACATCGAGCCGAAGGGCCCGTAA
- a CDS encoding MBL fold metallo-hydrolase translates to MINLAGTLTALVALLGAETHAAWRELAPGVWHQDSQPAAYLLVDGAEALVVGAPADLDLAALEARLRCRADTILLTHAHRDTTASAARLVGERRLVRAAKLSEPWLSPAGVARHWSASLPEPIPAPPLTHRRWGKWQYFVPGIGVEGVRFDLADGDVVRCGKWSVTVVATPGHAPDHTSYLAVHDDRPGRIVFCGDAFSREGKLWTPFTTDWHHQNADGLNAAAESLRRIAALGPTLLCPEHGEPVSERIDAQLATTAQAVRRAAIAKGYDTFLREQGRAVPLPKFLAPEQVGSANADGNTKPWTKLSPSLFLTGNTYAIASRDGPTLLVDPYHRELQHRIVELRRDHNLHPVEALLISHAHNDHYTGVFYFAPGTLPAVWTLDRIADVIERPDTYRAPYVDPRPVSIARRLKDGETIAWHEHRLRIHHQPGQTDFAMGIEAEIDGRKVLFTGDNFYRADQYSGSGGWSGHNRGLPAGYVYTLERIIALKPDWILAEHGGALEYSPVDFAARLDWAREAAASADALSPSGDHRRDWNPHAIRFEPAIVGTRPYEGSDDITLVAEGSLADAKELWIRVAVNGVLTAPRETQLVPMRAGRGSIRLKIRSDVMPPRFEFVAIEVGRVGEPALAIDCVLPVFAGR, encoded by the coding sequence GTGATCAACCTCGCCGGTACGCTTACCGCGCTAGTCGCTCTCCTAGGCGCCGAGACGCACGCCGCATGGCGTGAACTCGCGCCGGGAGTGTGGCATCAGGACTCGCAACCGGCGGCGTACCTGCTCGTCGACGGCGCGGAGGCGCTCGTCGTCGGAGCCCCTGCCGACTTGGATCTCGCGGCGCTCGAAGCCCGCTTGCGGTGCCGCGCGGATACGATCCTCCTCACGCACGCTCATCGCGACACGACGGCGTCCGCCGCCCGGCTCGTCGGCGAACGGCGCCTCGTTCGGGCAGCGAAACTCTCGGAGCCGTGGCTTTCGCCGGCCGGCGTCGCGCGGCATTGGAGCGCCTCGCTCCCGGAGCCGATCCCCGCGCCGCCGCTCACGCATCGCCGCTGGGGCAAGTGGCAGTACTTCGTGCCCGGGATCGGAGTCGAAGGGGTCCGCTTCGATCTCGCCGACGGCGATGTCGTCCGCTGCGGCAAGTGGAGCGTTACGGTCGTCGCCACGCCCGGCCACGCTCCGGATCACACGTCTTATCTCGCCGTGCATGACGATCGGCCGGGCCGGATCGTCTTCTGCGGCGATGCGTTCTCGCGCGAGGGAAAACTCTGGACTCCGTTCACGACCGATTGGCATCATCAAAACGCCGACGGCCTGAACGCCGCGGCCGAATCGCTGCGCCGCATCGCCGCGCTCGGCCCGACGTTGCTCTGCCCCGAACATGGGGAACCGGTCAGCGAACGAATCGACGCGCAACTAGCGACCACGGCCCAAGCTGTCCGCCGCGCCGCGATCGCGAAGGGCTACGATACGTTTCTCCGCGAGCAAGGGCGCGCAGTCCCGTTGCCGAAGTTTCTCGCCCCCGAACAAGTCGGCTCGGCCAATGCCGACGGCAACACGAAACCTTGGACGAAGCTCTCGCCGAGCCTGTTTCTCACAGGCAACACTTACGCGATCGCTTCCCGCGACGGACCGACGCTGCTCGTCGATCCCTATCATCGCGAGCTACAGCATCGGATCGTCGAACTCCGGCGCGACCACAACCTCCACCCGGTCGAAGCGCTGTTGATCTCGCATGCCCACAACGACCACTACACCGGCGTCTTCTACTTCGCTCCCGGGACGCTGCCCGCCGTTTGGACGCTCGATCGGATCGCCGACGTCATCGAACGGCCCGACACGTATCGGGCACCGTACGTCGACCCGCGACCGGTAAGCATCGCGCGCCGCTTGAAGGACGGCGAGACGATCGCGTGGCATGAGCATCGCCTGCGCATCCATCATCAGCCGGGCCAAACCGACTTCGCGATGGGGATCGAAGCCGAGATCGACGGCCGCAAAGTTCTCTTCACCGGCGACAACTTCTATCGCGCCGATCAATATTCCGGCAGCGGCGGTTGGTCGGGCCACAATCGAGGACTGCCGGCCGGCTATGTGTACACGCTCGAACGAATCATCGCCTTGAAGCCCGATTGGATCTTGGCCGAACACGGCGGCGCGCTGGAATATTCGCCGGTCGATTTCGCGGCCCGACTGGATTGGGCTCGCGAAGCCGCGGCCTCGGCCGATGCGTTGTCGCCGAGCGGCGACCACCGGCGCGATTGGAATCCGCACGCGATACGATTCGAGCCCGCGATCGTCGGCACAAGGCCTTATGAAGGCTCCGACGACATCACGCTCGTCGCCGAAGGATCGCTCGCCGATGCAAAAGAGCTTTGGATCCGCGTCGCTGTGAACGGGGTTCTCACGGCCCCTCGAGAAACGCAACTCGTTCCCATGCGCGCGGGCCGAGGATCGATTCGTCTTAAGATTCGTAGCGACGTGATGCCTCCCCGCTTCGAGTTCGTCGCGATCGAAGTCGGACGGGTCGGCGAGCCGGCGTTGGCGATCGATTGCGTCTTGCCGGTCTTCGCAGGCCGTTAA
- a CDS encoding mandelate racemase/muconate lactonizing enzyme family protein produces the protein MSFTRRDCLTTLAAVAAGQALIEEVVGEEANPATQVGDRTTTIKITALKATWVGSHVFIKIETNHGVVGWGDLKGVDPRVSKPLAEALFQYLDGENPTRIEHLWQKIYRGHRDIRGGPFLIHTLAAIDMALWDITGKLWGVPVYRLLGGPTRDKIRVYHTKQAKKVPPHGPYEHSAVPTDIERMVSNVRGAREAVGPSGAVMFDAHCAVPPATLIQAAKAMEPYNLLFIEEPAVPGNIAVFERLKEHISIPLATGERDRTIYEMLPYLEKRCIDILQPDCCHTGGITSMKKIAVLAEAYFVPLAPHCTANYLGTAASLHVVSSIPFFLIHEFYPDNPGFQSGQILRMNFKLDDDGYIGLPEGPGLGVEVDEKFLEAEAKKPQSYKWPGSKLKDGSVADY, from the coding sequence ATGTCATTCACACGTCGCGATTGCTTGACGACGCTCGCTGCCGTCGCAGCCGGTCAGGCGCTGATCGAAGAAGTCGTCGGCGAGGAAGCGAATCCGGCGACGCAAGTCGGCGATCGAACCACGACGATCAAGATCACGGCCCTCAAGGCCACTTGGGTCGGATCGCATGTCTTCATCAAGATCGAGACCAATCACGGCGTCGTCGGCTGGGGAGACTTGAAGGGAGTCGATCCGCGCGTCTCGAAGCCGCTCGCCGAGGCCCTGTTTCAATATCTCGACGGCGAGAACCCGACCCGCATCGAGCATCTTTGGCAGAAGATCTATCGCGGCCATCGCGACATTCGGGGCGGGCCGTTTCTCATCCACACCCTCGCCGCGATCGACATGGCGTTGTGGGACATCACGGGCAAGCTCTGGGGCGTCCCTGTGTATCGCCTGCTCGGCGGCCCGACGCGCGACAAGATCCGCGTCTATCACACGAAGCAGGCCAAGAAGGTGCCGCCGCACGGACCTTACGAACATAGCGCCGTGCCGACCGATATCGAACGGATGGTCTCCAACGTGCGCGGCGCGCGCGAAGCGGTCGGCCCCAGCGGAGCGGTCATGTTCGACGCCCACTGCGCCGTCCCTCCGGCCACGCTCATCCAAGCCGCGAAAGCGATGGAACCGTACAACCTGCTCTTCATCGAAGAGCCGGCCGTGCCGGGCAACATCGCCGTCTTCGAGCGGTTGAAGGAACACATCTCGATTCCGCTCGCGACCGGCGAGCGCGATCGGACGATCTACGAGATGCTCCCGTATCTGGAGAAGCGCTGCATCGACATCCTCCAGCCCGACTGCTGCCACACCGGCGGCATCACCTCGATGAAGAAGATCGCGGTACTGGCGGAAGCATACTTCGTTCCGCTCGCGCCTCACTGCACGGCCAACTACCTCGGCACCGCGGCGAGCCTGCATGTCGTCTCGTCGATTCCGTTCTTCCTGATCCACGAGTTCTATCCCGACAATCCCGGTTTCCAAAGCGGACAGATACTCCGCATGAATTTCAAACTCGACGACGACGGCTACATCGGCCTGCCCGAAGGGCCCGGCCTCGGCGTCGAAGTCGACGAGAAATTCTTAGAAGCCGAAGCGAAGAAGCCGCAGTCGTATAAATGGCCCGGCTCGAAGCTCAAAGACGGCTCCGTCGCCGATTACTAA